One part of the Anser cygnoides isolate HZ-2024a breed goose chromosome 9, Taihu_goose_T2T_genome, whole genome shotgun sequence genome encodes these proteins:
- the PRR19 gene encoding proline-rich protein 19 isoform X2 codes for MSAMSHGSGRGDARGAARDAQAPPGRVKRRRTRGERNRTKFGRCLPSSTRRQGPRPPWGGVPPLRAAPPQPSPLPPPRPVIITQQRLSRPRGLLGRGVTSGDIQRLLGGGQGAGPPPAEGLGWPAGSPLPAQGLGRDGRGSPPQPQVPRGPGREDGGSAPRTGTPPQEVAGRLRALLPAPAELWGRALAEERRRAVLAALLERHCALPDLAALLPPRGVGAAGGLSHGLPPPGPPPASPPSPGLSTPEMEPLPQAVRSKDPAAHRSHPPAPLQAVTQSCFPWMMEDEDEAHSEKPAMQFCVRTPSPPLFRARHPAPSPASYLPAGRCTPEPELLPQPTTSKNPAPQHRWHRVSPQAVDQTPSPPAVPLPPVFGAKRKERQSWLPWMSEDEDDTHPEDPAPLFCARTPSPPLFEGLPQPHIPLGEPGCTCRAAWGPRVEDKAEGHGQIYWRSRVPQHRQVLEHPMSGTHAPHHPCWCHRDQRTPPTLYRGTCPCAPSPSHHPCKHSPCPHSRPRHATSFPTCRCSPRESHRPRGWRGPLEPRQRGWHLSFCPHATVPHNVRERDSSPNVWLFPCLY; via the exons ATGTCGGCCATGAGCCACGGGAGCGGCCGAGGCGATGCCCGGGGCGCTGCCAGGGACGCGCAGGCCCCGCCCGGCCGCGTCAAGCGCCGCAGGACCAGGGGCGAGCGCAACCGCACCAAGTTCGGCAGatgcctccccagcagcaccaggcggCAGGGGCCGAGGCCCCCCTGGGGGGGCGTCCCCCCCCTCCGGGctgcacccccccagcccagccccctgccccccccccggcccgtcATCATCACCCAGCAGCGCCTCAGCCGCCCCCGGGGCCTCCTCGGCCGGGGGGTGACATCGGGGGACATCCAGCGGCTGCtggggggcgggcagggggcgggcccccccccggccgagGGGCTGGGATGGCCGGcaggcagccccctcccagcgcaggggctggggagggacgggCGGGGGTCGCCCCCCCAGCCACAAGTCCCTcgggggccggggagggaggACGGGGGCTCCGCCCCCCGCACCGGGACGCCCCCCCAGGAGGTGGCCGGCCGCCTGCGGGCCCTCCTGCCGGCCCCGGCCGAGCTGTGGGGCCGCGCCCTGGCGGAGGAGCGGCGCCGCGCCGTGCTCGCAGCCCTGCTGGAGCGCCACTGCGCCCTGCCCGACCTGGccgccctcctgcccccccggggcgtgggggctgcggggggcctCTCCCACGGGCTGCCCCCTCCTGGGCCGccccctgcttcccccccctcgccggggctcagcacccctgAAATGGAGCCGCTTCCCCAGGCGGTGCGGAGCAAGGACCCTGCAGCCCATCGCAGCCACCCCCCTGCACCTCTGCAGGCCGTCACTCAG agctgtttcCCCTGGATGATGGAGGATGAAGACGAGGCACACTCCGAAAAACCCGCCATGCAATTCTGCGTCCGGACCCCCTCACCACCACTGTTCAGGGCCCGCCACCCTGcaccctcccctgcctcctACCTACCTGCAGGGCGCTGCACTCCCGAACctgagctgctgccccagccaaCTACGAGCAAGaacccagcaccccagcaccgCTGGCACCGTGTCTCCCCACAAGCTGTCGATCAG ACTCCAAGCCCCCCTGCTGTTCCTCTGCCCCCTGTTTTCGGTGCcaagaggaaggagaggcag AGCTGGCTCCCCTGGATGTCGGAAGATGAGGATGACACACACCCTGAAGACCCAGCCCCACTGTTCTGTGCCCGGACACCATCTCCACCACTGTTTGAGGggcttccccagccccacatccccctgggGGAGCCAGGCTGCACATGCAGGGCAGCATGGGGCCCCAGGGTAGAGGACAAAGCAGAAGGGCATGGCCAGATCTACTGGCGGTCCCGTGTGCCACAGCATCGCCAGGTGTTAGAGCATCCCATGTCAGGGACACACGCCCCACACCACCCCTGCTGGTGCCACAGGGACCAGCGGACACCCCCTACTTTGTACCGGGGCACATGCccctgtgccccctccccatcacaCCACCCCTGCAAGCACAGCCCTTGTCCCCACAGCAGGCCTCGGCATGCCACGAGCTTCCCCACGTGCCGCTGCTCACCCCGTGAAAGCCACCGGCcacggggctggagggggccgCTGGAGCCACGGCAAAGGGGGTGGCACCTTTCCTTCTGCCCCCATGCCACAGTTCCCCACAATGTACGGGAAAGGGACTCTAGCCCCAATGTCTGGCTCTTCCCCTGCCTGTACTGA
- the PRR19 gene encoding proline-rich protein 19 isoform X1, with protein sequence MSAMSHGSGRGDARGAARDAQAPPGRVKRRRTRGERNRTKFGRCLPSSTRRQGPRPPWGGVPPLRAAPPQPSPLPPPRPVIITQQRLSRPRGLLGRGVTSGDIQRLLGGGQGAGPPPAEGLGWPAGSPLPAQGLGRDGRGSPPQPQVPRGPGREDGGSAPRTGTPPQEVAGRLRALLPAPAELWGRALAEERRRAVLAALLERHCALPDLAALLPPRGVGAAGGLSHGLPPPGPPPASPPSPGLSTPEMEPLPQAVRSKDPAAHRSHPPAPLQAVTQAPTSPSLFPPPDFSPETMKRQSCFPWMMEDEDEAHSEKPAMQFCVRTPSPPLFRARHPAPSPASYLPAGRCTPEPELLPQPTTSKNPAPQHRWHRVSPQAVDQTPSPPAVPLPPVFGAKRKERQSWLPWMSEDEDDTHPEDPAPLFCARTPSPPLFEGLPQPHIPLGEPGCTCRAAWGPRVEDKAEGHGQIYWRSRVPQHRQVLEHPMSGTHAPHHPCWCHRDQRTPPTLYRGTCPCAPSPSHHPCKHSPCPHSRPRHATSFPTCRCSPRESHRPRGWRGPLEPRQRGWHLSFCPHATVPHNVRERDSSPNVWLFPCLY encoded by the exons ATGTCGGCCATGAGCCACGGGAGCGGCCGAGGCGATGCCCGGGGCGCTGCCAGGGACGCGCAGGCCCCGCCCGGCCGCGTCAAGCGCCGCAGGACCAGGGGCGAGCGCAACCGCACCAAGTTCGGCAGatgcctccccagcagcaccaggcggCAGGGGCCGAGGCCCCCCTGGGGGGGCGTCCCCCCCCTCCGGGctgcacccccccagcccagccccctgccccccccccggcccgtcATCATCACCCAGCAGCGCCTCAGCCGCCCCCGGGGCCTCCTCGGCCGGGGGGTGACATCGGGGGACATCCAGCGGCTGCtggggggcgggcagggggcgggcccccccccggccgagGGGCTGGGATGGCCGGcaggcagccccctcccagcgcaggggctggggagggacgggCGGGGGTCGCCCCCCCAGCCACAAGTCCCTcgggggccggggagggaggACGGGGGCTCCGCCCCCCGCACCGGGACGCCCCCCCAGGAGGTGGCCGGCCGCCTGCGGGCCCTCCTGCCGGCCCCGGCCGAGCTGTGGGGCCGCGCCCTGGCGGAGGAGCGGCGCCGCGCCGTGCTCGCAGCCCTGCTGGAGCGCCACTGCGCCCTGCCCGACCTGGccgccctcctgcccccccggggcgtgggggctgcggggggcctCTCCCACGGGCTGCCCCCTCCTGGGCCGccccctgcttcccccccctcgccggggctcagcacccctgAAATGGAGCCGCTTCCCCAGGCGGTGCGGAGCAAGGACCCTGCAGCCCATCGCAGCCACCCCCCTGCACCTCTGCAGGCCGTCACTCAG GCACCAACCTCCCCTTCCTTGTTCCCTCCCCCTGACTTCAGCCCTGAGACAATGAAGAGGCAG agctgtttcCCCTGGATGATGGAGGATGAAGACGAGGCACACTCCGAAAAACCCGCCATGCAATTCTGCGTCCGGACCCCCTCACCACCACTGTTCAGGGCCCGCCACCCTGcaccctcccctgcctcctACCTACCTGCAGGGCGCTGCACTCCCGAACctgagctgctgccccagccaaCTACGAGCAAGaacccagcaccccagcaccgCTGGCACCGTGTCTCCCCACAAGCTGTCGATCAG ACTCCAAGCCCCCCTGCTGTTCCTCTGCCCCCTGTTTTCGGTGCcaagaggaaggagaggcag AGCTGGCTCCCCTGGATGTCGGAAGATGAGGATGACACACACCCTGAAGACCCAGCCCCACTGTTCTGTGCCCGGACACCATCTCCACCACTGTTTGAGGggcttccccagccccacatccccctgggGGAGCCAGGCTGCACATGCAGGGCAGCATGGGGCCCCAGGGTAGAGGACAAAGCAGAAGGGCATGGCCAGATCTACTGGCGGTCCCGTGTGCCACAGCATCGCCAGGTGTTAGAGCATCCCATGTCAGGGACACACGCCCCACACCACCCCTGCTGGTGCCACAGGGACCAGCGGACACCCCCTACTTTGTACCGGGGCACATGCccctgtgccccctccccatcacaCCACCCCTGCAAGCACAGCCCTTGTCCCCACAGCAGGCCTCGGCATGCCACGAGCTTCCCCACGTGCCGCTGCTCACCCCGTGAAAGCCACCGGCcacggggctggagggggccgCTGGAGCCACGGCAAAGGGGGTGGCACCTTTCCTTCTGCCCCCATGCCACAGTTCCCCACAATGTACGGGAAAGGGACTCTAGCCCCAATGTCTGGCTCTTCCCCTGCCTGTACTGA